The Phormidium sp. PBR-2020 DNA segment GTTAACTCCATTTTGAAGCAGGATTCCGATGAGGAGGAAACCCCAGGCGTGCCCCCGACAAGCCCAGAGAGAGCGGGCCCACCTCCGATGACCTATCGCGGCGGTGAAGAGGGAATCGCCACCGCCTCCCAGAACCGTCTCAACGGCAATGCCCAAAGCTATCGCATCCCGGAACAGGAGGTGCGCCCACCCGAACAGCCTCAACGGCCGCCTCAGCCGCCTCAGCCGCCTCAAGTGGGTGCAGCGGAGTTTTGCCGTCAAGCCAATGCCCTGTTCTTTAGTGGTCGTTATAGTGATGCCATCGTTGCCTATCAGCAAGCCGTGCAACTGAAGCCGGACTACCATCAGGCCTGGAGTAATCAGGGGAGTGCCCTGTTCCATTTGCAACGCTATCCCGAGGCGATCGCCGCCTATAACCGCGCCCTCAGTATCTATCCTGACTATCCTGAAGCCTGGAACAACAAAGGGGGCGCTCTCTCCAAATTGGGACAATATGAGGAGGCCCTAGCCGCTTACGATCGCGCCGTGGAACTCAAACCCGATTACGTCGAGGCCTGGAATAATCGCGGCTTAGCCTTAATGGAACTGAAACGCTATAAGGAATCTGTCGCCTCCTATAATCGGGCGGTGAAGTTGAAACCCGATTACATCGAAGCTTGGAACAATCGCGGCTTAGCTTTCGCCGGGGCCGATCTCCATGAACATGCCCTACGCTGTTTCGAGAAAGCCCGCAGTCTCAACCCAGATAACATTGATACCTACCGCAATCAGGGGCTGTCTCTGGCCGCCCTAGAACGCTACCCTGAAGCGATCCGCGCCTACCAACGGGGAACCGAGATTCAGCCCAATGATATCCCCACTTGGTACTATCTGGGACAACTTTTAACCCAACTGGAACGGTATGATGAGGCGATCGCCGCCTATGATGAGGCGATCGCCCTACAGCCCGCTATCCCAGAGATTTGGTATAACAAGTCTGGTTGCTATAGTGCGCAAGGCTTTGTTGCCCCCTGCTTGGAAAGCTTGCAAGAGGCCCTTCGCCTCTCGCCCCATCCTTATCGTGAACGGGCCCAGGTGGACCCAATTTTCGATGAGATTCGCCAAGATGAACGGTTTAAACAGTTGTTGTTGTAGGGGGGAAAAGGCAACCAAAAAGACGTAGGGGCGTACCCTGGTCACTGAGCGATAGTCGAAGTGGTGGTCGCCCAAGGCTCTTAAACATTCATAATTAACAAGTTACCATGATGCAAAAATCTTACATTCTCGCCGTTCTATCTTTACTGTTGGTTTCCCCCCGAGGGGCGATCGCTCAAGACCCGACTCCTCCAGACGCTGCCCCCCCGGATGCCGTTTCACCCATGCCCCCTGGGGAACCGGCAGAACCCTCCTTTATTGCCCCGGCCCCCGCAGACCCCAATGCCGATTTAGACTGGCAAATTGACAATCGTCTCCGCAATAGTCCTGTGGTTCGTGATGCCATCAATGATGCCGTTGATCGCAACTTTGCGTGGACATTTGGCCTATTAAATATTCTCTTATTGCTGTTAATTCTCTTCCCCATTGCGGGGATCGCTCTCTTGTGGTGGATGCGCCGGGAAATGGTGTCTCAAGTGGTGGATGAGGTGGAAAACCATCTGTCGGATGAGTTGAAAGCCGAAGTCAGTCGTGAGTTAAAAGCTGATTTCGCGGCGGCGGCCCCAGCCAGTTCAGCCACCCCCACCGCTGAACCGGCACAACTTAAAGATATGGTCTCCATGGCCCTGTCGGTGCAAAATGTCATGTCCAATGCCCGTCATACCATTGAGAACTCAATGCAATTGCAAGATCGGCTTAATGGACGTTTACAGGATGTCCTGGAACTCCAGATGATGCAAGGGCGACAACTGGAGGCCAATGGACAATACACTGAGGCGATCGCCGCCTTCGATCGCGCCATTGAGGTGGATGAACGCCATCCTGAGGCCTATTGTGCCAAAGGAACGCTCCTGGTCACGCTACAACGCCTTGAGGAAGCCCTAGCGACCTATGCTGAGGCGGTGAAAGTTGCCCCCGATTGTGCCGAGGCTTGGTATGGCATCGCCCGTTGTTATGCCCTGGTGGGCCATCAGGAACCGGCGATTGAGAATCTTAAAAAAGCGATTCATCTCAACCCTAGCCTCAAAGAAAAGGCGCAAGAGAGTGAGGCCTTCGCCAGTCTCCGGGAACAAGACGCTTTCCAGACGGCCCTGGCTGTCAGTTAGTGTCAGGAATCTCGGGAATTGCCGGGGTTATGGATGGCTTAAATCGTATCAATTTGTAACAAAGACTTGACAACTCGGTACAATAGACTCAAACAAACGAATTTTAAATAGACCGTTATGAGTCAATTTGCCTTAAACGTCTTAGCGATCGGCATTTTTAGCCTAACCATGTTTTCCCTCTTGGGACCGATGCTGAACCTATCGCCCCTGTATCCCGCGGCCACCGTTTTTGTCGTCTTGGGATTGGCGACGGTGGATCAGTTAGGTTTCCAAGGTCAGGGAGGACTGGTTGTCCTAGATTGGTTGGGGGCCAATACCAGCGATCGCCGTCAGCGAGTCATCCGCCATGAAGCGGGCCATTTTCTGGTGGCCTATCTCCTGGATGTGCCCATCGCCAACTATAGCCTCAGCGCCTGGGAAGCCCTTAAACAGGGACAAACTGGACGGGGAGGCGTTCAGTTCGACGATGGTCAATTACTCTCTCAACTCAGTCAGGGACAACTCTCGGCCCAACAGTTAAATCGTTATGCCATGGTCTGGATGGCGGGGATTGCGGCCGAAGAACTTGACGACGATAGCGCCCGAGGTGGCATTGACGATCGCCAGCAACTGCGTTTAGTCTTGCGTCAGTTACGTCCGGTAGTTCGTGATAGCGAGGCCCGAGAACGCTGGGCCATTTTACAGGCGCGAACCCTCATCGATCGCCATCGGGATGCCTATGATGCCTTAGTAGAAGCCATGTCTCAACGGCTAAGCGTTCAGGAATGCTGCGATCGCATCCAACAGCATCTCACCCCAGCCGTCTCCTAATCACCTCTTGACGGGGGTGGTTGTTTCGTCCGATGGTTGAGTGGACGGGTAGTCTCGACCGGATTGATCCGGTCACGACTGCCAAACCGAGCAACAATAACAAACAAGATTTGGAAAACGTCATGACCGGGTTTAAACGACTGGTAGCGATGCTTGCGGTAGTCATCGCCGTGGCCCTGACTGGGTGCAGCAATTCCCCAAGTAGTGGGTTAACCTCCTATACCGATAGCTATGACGGCTATCGCTTCCTCTATCCCAACGAATGGATTGAGATGGATGCGTCTAACCTCGCGCCGGATGTGGTGTTACATGATCTCATCGAACAAAGCGAAAATCTCACGGTGATTATGAATCCCGTTGCAGCGGGAGAAACCCTAGAAGATTTAGGAACCCCCACCGAAGTCGGCTATGAACTCTCCAAACGGGCCATCGCCCCCGAGGGGAGCGATCGCGTGGCAGAATTGGTGGATGCCCAAGCGCGACAGGATGAAGATGGCAAAACCTACTATATTCTGGAATATGCGGTCACCTTACCGGATCAACTGCGTCATAACATTGCCAGCATCGCCATTTCTCGCGGTCAACTCTTTACCCTGAATGTGTCGACAACCGAACGGCGTTGGCAAAATATTCAGGATAAACTGCGGATTGTCGCTCGTTCGTTCTTTGTCTATTAACCCTTAGACAACTGTCTCCGTTATCCCCTTGCGCAGGATTGTCCCATGAGTTCCCCCATTCTGATTCTCGCCTCTGCTTCTCCCGCCCGTCGGCAACTCTTGCGTAGTGCAGGGATTGACCCTATTGTCTGTCCCAGTGATTTGGATGAATCTCAGGTTCAGTTGAGTAATCCGGTAGCCTTAGTGCAAACCTTAGCCCAACTGAAGGGAGAACGCATTGCAGCGGGGATTCGTTGCCGGGATATCGCCCCCCATGCACCTAATCCTGACCAGCCGGAGTCGGTGTTGGTGTTAGCCTGTGACTCGGTGTTAGTGTTGGACGACCAGGTGTATGGTAAACCGGCCAACCCCGAGGAGGCGATCGCCCGTTGGCAACTGATGCGGGGACAGGTGGGTGAACTCTATACAGGCCATGCCATTGTCGATATCTCTCAGAATATCACCTTGGTCAATTGTGAGGTGACAAAGGTGCATTTTGCCAAGGTGAGTGACTCGGAGATTAAGGCCTACGTCGCCACTGGGGAACCCCTCAACTGTGCTGGATGTTTTGCCATTGATGGCCGGGGAAGTCTATTTGTTGAGAAGATTGAAGGCTGTCATAGCAATGTCATCGGCTTGAGTTTGCCCCTGTTTCGACGGATGCTACTTGAACTTGGCTATGACTTAGAGAAATTGTGGTGACACAACACGCCAATGGGACGACAGAGTTAATGCAACCAAACCTGGGTGGAGAATGACTGATGCAGAAGTCATCGTGATTGGGAGTGGAATCGGTGGATTAGTCGCCGGTTCCCTCCTAGCGCGATATGGGAAGTCGGTAATTGTCTGTGAAAGTCATACTCTACCGGGGGGGGCCGCCCATGGATTTTCCCGTAAGGGCTTTCATTTTGACGCAGGACCCTCGTTTTTTTCTGGGTTAGGTGACGGCCCCAGCCTCAATCCCTTGCGTCAGGTTCTCGATGCGTTGGAGGTGTCCCTCGATACTATCCCCTACGATCCTCTGGGAGAGTATCATTTCCCCGATGGAACCTTTCCTGTGTACTGCGATCGCGATCGCTATTATGAGGAAATTGCCCGAGTGACTCCCCATGGGGCGAAGGAATATCGGGAACTCGAACGCCGTCTTAATAAACTCTACAAGGGCATACGCCAGATTCCCACCCTCGCCCTCCGCAGTGATTGGCAAGCCTTACCGTTCCTGTTACAACATTATCCTGGGGCCCTGTTAAAACTCCTCCCCATCGCCGGGTTAACGCAAAAAACCGTTGGGGAAATCATGGATACCTGTGTGGACAACAGTTGGGTGCGGCGTACTGTGAATCTCGAATGCTTCCTCCTCTCAGGATTGAAGTCTTACGGAACCATCGCCCCGGAAATGGCGTTTATGTATGGGGAACGCCATCACGCTAAGGTGGATTATCCGCGCGGGGGAAGTGGGGCCATTGTGCAGGCGTTGATTACGGGGTTGGAGAAATGGGGCGGAAGCTTACAGCTACGCAGCCATGTGGAGAAGATTTTAGTGGAGTCGGGCCAGGTGACGGGGGTACGGCTACGAAATGGTGACATCCTCAAGGCCCCGATTGTTATCTCCAACGCCACCGTCTGGGATACCTATCGCAAGTTACTCAGTGGCCATCATCTCCCCCCCGCTTATCGCAAGGAAGCCCTGGAATTACCCCGCCTCAATAGCTTTATGCACCTCTATTTGGGCATTCGCGCCGACGGGTTAGACTCGTTAGGGGGACATCATGTGGTGTTGTTGGACAATACCCTCGATGTGAATATCCCCGGAAATACCTGTATGGTGTCAATTCCCTCGGTGTGGGATTCTACTCTGGCGCCACCGGGCTATCATAGCCTTCACTGTTATACTCTCGAACCCTATAAGTCCTGGAAACTCGATGCGAAGTATGAGGAACGGAAACAGCAGCGATCGCAGTCTTTGTATCGGGCCCTAGAACGGATTATCCCCGATATCCGCGATCGCATTGAGTTTGAGATGGTGGGAACGCCGATTACCCATGAGCGGTTTTTACGGCGCTATCAAGGGACCTACGGCCCAGGGATTCCACCGATTCAAGGCATTTTCCCCCTCAATCAAACCCCCCTACCGGGATTGTATCGCGTCGGGGACACGACCATGCCCGGAATTGGGGTTCCGGCGGTGGCAGCGTCGGGGATTCTCTGCGCCAATAGTCTCGTTTCACCCCAGCAAACCTTACAACTCCTCAAACAGGTGGGTTTGGCTTGACGCGGGGGGGTTGGGTGTAGGAGGCTGGGGGTTTGTTGCCTTTAGGAGAATTGCTGTGAGTCATCCCCGTCAGGTGGCCGTGATGGCGTTGAATGAGATTGAACGCAAGGATACTTATGCGGATGTGGCCTTGCAACGACAGTTGGCGAAGTCGCGCTTGACGGGGGGCGATCGGGCCTTGGCGACGGAGTTGGTGTATGGGGTGGTTCGACGACGGCGATCGCTCGATGCGGTCATTGATCAGTTTGCCAAGAAACCGGCCGACCAACAAGCCCCGGAGTTACGAGTTTTATTACGTCTGGGACTCTATCAACTCATCTATCTCGATCGCGTGGCCGAGGCGTTAGCGGTCGATAGTACGGTGGAACTGGCGAAGACTCAAGGTTTGGGAGGCTTGGCTAAGGTGGTGAACGCCATTTTGCGCCAACATTTGCGCCAACGCAGCCCCGAGAATCCTCTGGCCATTTCCCTTCCGGAGAATCCTGTGTCTCGCCTGGGGGTGCGTCATAGTTACCCAGACTGGATTGTGCAACAGTGGTCTGAGTCGTTGGGAATCGGCGAGGCGGAACAACTCTGTCACTGGTTTAATCAACCCCCTCAACTCTATTTACGGGTGAATCCCCTAAAAACGACCCGAGAGGAGGTCGAAAAATGCTTTTTAGAGGCGGGTATTGGGGTCGAGAAGCTGGCTAATTTACCGCAAGGTTTAAAATTGCCGTCTTCTGGTAAAATCGAGGCTTTACCGGGCTATCAGGAGGGTTGGTGGACGGTGCAGGATGCTAGCGCCCAATGGGTGAGTCATCTCTTGAATCCGCAGCCAGGGGAGATGATTGTCGATGCTTGTGCGGCCCCCGGTGGGAAGACGACTCATATAGCTGAGTTGATGGGCGATCGCGGTCAGATTTGGGCCTGCGATCGCACGGCCTCGCGCTTAAAGAAGGTGGGACAAAATTGTCAGCGGTTGCAGTTACAGTCAGTGAAGACGGTTTTGGGGGATAGTCGGGATCTGACGCAGTTTAGGGGCCAGTGCGATCGTGTCCTCTTAGATGTTCCCTGTTCTGGTTTAGGAACCCTCCACCGTCGCGCCGATTTACGCTGGCGACAAACCCCAGAGGCGATTGTTGAGTTGGCCCAACTGCAAGGGGACTTACTGACGGCGGCGGCCCCTTGGCTAAAACCCGGTGGGGTGTTGGTGTACGCCACTTGTACTGTCAGTGATGTGGAAAATGAGGGGGTGATTCAACCCTTTTTAGACAGTCATCCCGACTGGACGGTGGAACCTCCCCCCCAGGACTGGAACCTACCGGTCACTGAGTCTGGAGGAGTCCGTCTCTATCCTCATCGCCATGAGAGTGACGGCTTTTTTATGGTCAAATTGCGGCGGCCATCAACTTAAAGGTCATCCGGGTTCACTCCCAGTTCCCGTAAGCGTTGGGCGAAGCGTGTGGCCTGGGCTGCGATCGAATGTTTGACTTGCCTAGTATAGCAATCGAAGATTGACTTAGGACTCTGAGCCTATTGCCTAGGGCGACCACAAGGGTACGCCCCTACGTCTTTTCTTTTGCCTCTTGCCTCTTGCCTCTTGCCTCTTGCCTTCTTATCCCCTATTTTTGTCCTATTCAGACCAATTTTTGCTATACCTGGGGGATAGCTCGAACACTGAGACCTTCACGATTCTAGACGACCAGTGCCATAAATGAGGTGAATTTCAGTGATTTCACGGAATCCAAACAATCAGAACCAGAGTATCCTGGTTGGTAATCAAATTTTTTGAGCCGTAAGTCTGTTAATCAAATAAATAGTTGTTTAACAATGCTTGCTAAGCAGTAACGTTTCATAGGTCATGTAATAAGTCAAAAAATGACAAAGATAAATCAGTGGTCATCGAATACCTTCCAAGTATTTCATGATGATATTAAGAGAATTCAATCCGTTAATCAGGCTTGGAAATTAGCCGCAGAACTCGTGGCTTGCAATTCGGTGCATCCTGCATTAGCTAATTCTCTAAAAAATCTAAAAAATCGTCAGCAAATTCGTCTATTACGAGAACATGCCCCCCATAACATTTTTCTAAAAATTGACGACGAAAATGAGTCAGATGAGCCCCTTTATGGTCTAATTATAAAAAATCCAAGTGCCAGTCAGTGGAATGCTGGACACCTTCCTATTCGCGTAGCCAAAAAACATTTAACAGATGAAGAAATTAAATACTTCAGTGGCCAGCATTCATTCTGATTTTTATCTCCTAGCTGACAATTATCATATTAAAGCGAAATTTAGTTTTAGTGATTATTTTCGGAGAATTAGAATTTTTTACAGGAGTTGAGTGTTCGTTACCTCATAAAAAATCTTATCGGTCAACAGATTGGAAGATTTTTTATGAATTGCATTAAGTAGGATTTCTACAGCAACAGCAAAATTATCAACAGAAAAGTTGTTATGCAAGAGATGGTGAACGCTTCGGATACGATTAGAATTTATTGACCAATTCACGTAAATCTTTAGCAAAAGAAAAACTATGGATTTGAATCAATTTTGGAATGTAGTTTGGGGAGAAGGAACCCTATTCCACTATACAATCGCTGTCCTGTTCGGCGTAACGATTCTCGGCGAGATTTTTTACTGGATTCGTAGTCGCAGCAAACTCCAAGCAAGTCAAAGCAAAATTCGTGAGCTTGAAAAGTTTTCCAAGCAAGCCATGGACGCTCAAGATAGTCAGTATAGAATTCCCAGAAACTCAAATAACTTTCGTTGGTTCACACATCACTTAGGTGGAGAATGGATCGAGAATTATTTTTGTGCCAAACTTGAGCATGGTGACTTTGTTTTATTACAATATCCGGCTGCATTGTCACGTTCTGCGGCATCAAGTCCTTTTCGCTTTATTCCCGGCATTTTGATTGCTATTGGGGTTTTAGGAACCTTTTATGGGATTCAAGAGGGATTAACGGATCTGTCTCTGGCGGATATTGGAGGAGATAGTCAACAACTTTTAAGTTCTAGCGTAACGCTTTTAGAAGGAATGAAAACCGCCTTCTCAACCTCATTAATGGGGTTAAGTTCTAGCAGTTTGTTGACGTTTGTTCTTTTTCTTAGCCAGGTTGTTCGTCGCCAACATATTTCTCAACTCCGCCATCGCCTCGACCGTATTGCTTTCTTAGAGTCTCCCGAACATCTCCTCTCTAAACTCAACCTTGATTCTAATGCTGAGGCTGCTGTTTCACTCAAGGAAGCTGCCGAGAATATCCGTGAGCTGAGTCCTCAAGCTATTGGCTCGGCAGTTGGCGAGTCGATGCGACCAATTTTTACAGATATCAACTCTTCATTACTCGCATTACGGGAGGAAATCTCTCAAGATCGAGAGGAACTCTTAAATACCCTAATCCAAGAGCAGCGAACACAACTCATTCAGCCAATTTTAGAGGAATTAAATCGTACCTCCAACCTAACAGAAACAACCTCTCGACTAATTCAAGAAACCTCCCAAGCCATTAACGGACTTACAAATGAATTGGCAGGAGTTACACGAAGTTTAAGTGGCGCAATTGAAACCATTCAGGAGTTTCAGCAACAAACCTTGACTGAACTCAATCAGTTTGCTAAAAACTTACAAACAATTTTATCTGATTTCCAAACCGGAACGAGAGACGTGATGGAGGAAATTTCAGACAAAATAACTCAGGGTGTTGATGCCAGCATCAAGGCAATGGAAGGACAGAAAGAAGCCTTTGAAGAAAGTGCGAAACAAGCAGCATCAACATTTGTAGAGATTCGGGAACAACTCGAAACCGCTCTAACAACTCAAGGTCAAGAACAACGTCGTCTCCTGTCTGACTTCACTG contains these protein-coding regions:
- a CDS encoding tetratricopeptide repeat protein produces the protein MRLGRYSIQFATQLVMAMAVVLVSGSGNLVQGQESAPLSETEAEELQRLRAQESFRENLERAIANSVSLRDRIDDQIESALAAQRPAITAIFVVLALLPLLGAIAVWLILNRLETRANAYAQEIDSIKNDAMAELLGMMNEAHSVLHQIQTQIHEPLPRVPVGAERQITISSQPRDHRADEDNLQEENLQEVRSSQGISPPRESSEVDDLEMLRDDSPPADSHRSQDEPMESNDEEEEPPPSLNSILDSEEEEDEDDRPSLNSILDSEEEEDEDDSPSLNSILDSEEEEDENDPPSNPAPLSVNSILKQDSDEEETPGVPPTSPERAGPPPMTYRGGEEGIATASQNRLNGNAQSYRIPEQEVRPPEQPQRPPQPPQPPQVGAAEFCRQANALFFSGRYSDAIVAYQQAVQLKPDYHQAWSNQGSALFHLQRYPEAIAAYNRALSIYPDYPEAWNNKGGALSKLGQYEEALAAYDRAVELKPDYVEAWNNRGLALMELKRYKESVASYNRAVKLKPDYIEAWNNRGLAFAGADLHEHALRCFEKARSLNPDNIDTYRNQGLSLAALERYPEAIRAYQRGTEIQPNDIPTWYYLGQLLTQLERYDEAIAAYDEAIALQPAIPEIWYNKSGCYSAQGFVAPCLESLQEALRLSPHPYRERAQVDPIFDEIRQDERFKQLLL
- a CDS encoding tetratricopeptide repeat protein, with amino-acid sequence MMQKSYILAVLSLLLVSPRGAIAQDPTPPDAAPPDAVSPMPPGEPAEPSFIAPAPADPNADLDWQIDNRLRNSPVVRDAINDAVDRNFAWTFGLLNILLLLLILFPIAGIALLWWMRREMVSQVVDEVENHLSDELKAEVSRELKADFAAAAPASSATPTAEPAQLKDMVSMALSVQNVMSNARHTIENSMQLQDRLNGRLQDVLELQMMQGRQLEANGQYTEAIAAFDRAIEVDERHPEAYCAKGTLLVTLQRLEEALATYAEAVKVAPDCAEAWYGIARCYALVGHQEPAIENLKKAIHLNPSLKEKAQESEAFASLREQDAFQTALAVS
- a CDS encoding ATP-dependent Zn protease gives rise to the protein MSQFALNVLAIGIFSLTMFSLLGPMLNLSPLYPAATVFVVLGLATVDQLGFQGQGGLVVLDWLGANTSDRRQRVIRHEAGHFLVAYLLDVPIANYSLSAWEALKQGQTGRGGVQFDDGQLLSQLSQGQLSAQQLNRYAMVWMAGIAAEELDDDSARGGIDDRQQLRLVLRQLRPVVRDSEARERWAILQARTLIDRHRDAYDALVEAMSQRLSVQECCDRIQQHLTPAVS
- a CDS encoding photosystem II oxygen evolving complex protein PsbP; amino-acid sequence: MTGFKRLVAMLAVVIAVALTGCSNSPSSGLTSYTDSYDGYRFLYPNEWIEMDASNLAPDVVLHDLIEQSENLTVIMNPVAAGETLEDLGTPTEVGYELSKRAIAPEGSDRVAELVDAQARQDEDGKTYYILEYAVTLPDQLRHNIASIAISRGQLFTLNVSTTERRWQNIQDKLRIVARSFFVY
- the maf gene encoding septum formation inhibitor Maf, whose protein sequence is MSSPILILASASPARRQLLRSAGIDPIVCPSDLDESQVQLSNPVALVQTLAQLKGERIAAGIRCRDIAPHAPNPDQPESVLVLACDSVLVLDDQVYGKPANPEEAIARWQLMRGQVGELYTGHAIVDISQNITLVNCEVTKVHFAKVSDSEIKAYVATGEPLNCAGCFAIDGRGSLFVEKIEGCHSNVIGLSLPLFRRMLLELGYDLEKLW
- a CDS encoding FAD-dependent oxidoreductase; this encodes MTDAEVIVIGSGIGGLVAGSLLARYGKSVIVCESHTLPGGAAHGFSRKGFHFDAGPSFFSGLGDGPSLNPLRQVLDALEVSLDTIPYDPLGEYHFPDGTFPVYCDRDRYYEEIARVTPHGAKEYRELERRLNKLYKGIRQIPTLALRSDWQALPFLLQHYPGALLKLLPIAGLTQKTVGEIMDTCVDNSWVRRTVNLECFLLSGLKSYGTIAPEMAFMYGERHHAKVDYPRGGSGAIVQALITGLEKWGGSLQLRSHVEKILVESGQVTGVRLRNGDILKAPIVISNATVWDTYRKLLSGHHLPPAYRKEALELPRLNSFMHLYLGIRADGLDSLGGHHVVLLDNTLDVNIPGNTCMVSIPSVWDSTLAPPGYHSLHCYTLEPYKSWKLDAKYEERKQQRSQSLYRALERIIPDIRDRIEFEMVGTPITHERFLRRYQGTYGPGIPPIQGIFPLNQTPLPGLYRVGDTTMPGIGVPAVAASGILCANSLVSPQQTLQLLKQVGLA
- a CDS encoding 16S rRNA (cytosine(967)-C(5))-methyltransferase, with the translated sequence MSHPRQVAVMALNEIERKDTYADVALQRQLAKSRLTGGDRALATELVYGVVRRRRSLDAVIDQFAKKPADQQAPELRVLLRLGLYQLIYLDRVAEALAVDSTVELAKTQGLGGLAKVVNAILRQHLRQRSPENPLAISLPENPVSRLGVRHSYPDWIVQQWSESLGIGEAEQLCHWFNQPPQLYLRVNPLKTTREEVEKCFLEAGIGVEKLANLPQGLKLPSSGKIEALPGYQEGWWTVQDASAQWVSHLLNPQPGEMIVDACAAPGGKTTHIAELMGDRGQIWACDRTASRLKKVGQNCQRLQLQSVKTVLGDSRDLTQFRGQCDRVLLDVPCSGLGTLHRRADLRWRQTPEAIVELAQLQGDLLTAAAPWLKPGGVLVYATCTVSDVENEGVIQPFLDSHPDWTVEPPPQDWNLPVTESGGVRLYPHRHESDGFFMVKLRRPST